In Cervus elaphus chromosome 16, mCerEla1.1, whole genome shotgun sequence, a single window of DNA contains:
- the NKX3-1 gene encoding homeobox protein Nkx-3.1, giving the protein MLRTPEPWPGNVGAAGWSPPAVPPTQTKPLTSFLIQDILRDGADRRGGHAGSPQPQPSRQQYPRRDPKPESEGGRGGRAQEDQQSDQPRAGSEEAEKPVETEPDGHLETYLLDCENPPSLPPATKQPQKRSRAAFSHTQVIELERKFSHQKYLSAPERAHLAKNLKLTETQVKIWFQNRRYKTKRKQLTSDLGNLEKHPSLPALKEEGFPQGSLISLHNTYPYYPYVYCLGGWSPAFW; this is encoded by the exons ATGCTCCGGACTCCAGAGCCATGGCCGGGGAACGTGGGGGCCGCGGGCTGGAGCCCCCCGGCTGTGCCGCCCACCCAGACCAAGCCACTCACCTCCTTCCTCATCCAGGACATCCTTCGGGACGGCGCTGACCGGCGCGGAGGTCACGCGGGCAGCCCACAGCCGCAGCCTTCGCGTCAGCAGTACCCGAGGCGAGACCCGAAGCCGGAGTCCGAGGGAGGAAGAGGCGGCAGGGCGCAGGAGGACCAGCAGAGCGACCAGCCCCGCGCCGGGAGCGAGGAGGCCGAGAAGCCGGTGGAGACCGAACCAG ATGGGCACTTAGAGACTTATCTGCTGGACTGTGAAAACCCTCCCAGCCTACCCCCAGCCACCAAGCAGCCTCAGAAGCGCTCCCGGGCTGCCTTCTCTCACACTCAGGTCATTGAGTTGGAAAGGAAGTTCAGCCATCAGAAGTACCTGTCGGCCCCTGAAAGGGCTCACCTGGCCAAGAACCTCAAGCTCACGGAGACCCAAGTGAAAATATGGTTCCAGAACAGACGCTATAAGACCAAGCGGAAGCAGCTCACCTCAGACCTGGGCAACCTGGAGAAGCACCCTTCCTTGCCAGCTCTTAAAGAGGAGGGCTTCCCACAGGGCTCCCTCATCTCCCTGCACAATACCTACCCTTACTACCCCTATGTTTACTGCCTGGGTGGCTGGAGCCCAGCTTTCTGGTAA